One window from the genome of Lepisosteus oculatus isolate fLepOcu1 chromosome 25, fLepOcu1.hap2, whole genome shotgun sequence encodes:
- the tnfrsf9b gene encoding tumor necrosis factor receptor superfamily member 9b has product MRSSDMGVTWGLLLHLLAAVVLLARGRAEDVGCKKWTPSEKDQGQVCCEECHRGHHLSYLKCGREPKNLCLPCEKNTYAPSSSCNFCLKCSTCTGKQQVKENCTADKNTVCTCVEGYRCGDEHCSYCVKECGKGEEPVKRTCQPCPHGTFNDQMHRECRKWSQSCNNSQVIVQEGTDKTDIVCGPPPVTVMSTASPSIITLPSIPRPDGTERLAALIAAMCLGLGAFIMVTICILANRRKGSKEPLPESSQRAVREEEDCCSCHGPQQEQGSSMESVDSETKLV; this is encoded by the exons ATGCGGAGCAGCGACATGGGGGTGACCTGGGGGCTCCTGCTGCACCTGCTGGCGGCGGTGGTCCTGCTCGCGCGCGGCCGCGCGGAGGACGTGGGCTGTAAGAAGTGGACACCCAGTGAGAAAGACCAAGGCCAGGTGTGCTGTGAAGAGTGCCACAGAG GGCACCATCTGTCCTACCTCAAATGTGGGCGCGAACCCAAGAACCTGTGCCTCCCGTGTGAGAAGAACACCTACGCGCCCTCCAGCTCCTGCAACTTCTGTCTGAAGTGTTCCACCTGCACAG GTAAACAGCAAGTGAAAGAAAACTGCACAGCAGACAAGAACACCGTGTGCACGTGTGTGGAGGGGTACCGCTGTGGAGATGAGCATTGCTCATACTGCGTCAAGGAGTGTGGGAAGGGCGAGGAGCCAGTTAAAA GGACCTGCCAGCCTTGTCCCCACGGAACCTTCAATGACCAGATGCATAGGGAGTGCAGGAAATGGTCCCAGAG CTGCAATAATAGCCAGGTGATTGTTCAAGAAGGCACGGACAAGACTGACATTGTGTGCGGACCCCCTCCAGTCACAGTGATGTCGACGGCCAGTCCCAGCATCATCACCCTGCCTTCAATCCCAAGACCAG ATGGAACAGAGAGACTCGCAGCCCTGATAGCAGCCATGTGTCTGGGCCTGGGCGCCTTCATCATGGTCACCATCTGCATCCTGGCCAACCGCAGGAAAGGCAGCAAGGAGCCCCTACCAG AGTCTTCCCAGCGTGCCGTGCGAGAGGAGGAGGACTGCTGCAGCTGCCACGGCCCCCAGCAGGAGCAGGGCAGCAGCATGGAGTCAGTGGACTCCGAGACCAAGCTGGTGTGA